One window of Elaeis guineensis isolate ETL-2024a chromosome 11, EG11, whole genome shotgun sequence genomic DNA carries:
- the LOC105054135 gene encoding F-box protein PP2-A13 isoform X1 yields the protein MGAGVSSIMGPEGECGGHETGLGDLPERCVAEVFLYLDPPEICGLARLGRAFRGAASADFLWETKLPGNYWYLMGLVENENSKTRYLSKKEIYARLCRPNPFDGGTKEFWLEKCKGGLCVSISSKALLITGIDDRRYWNYIPTEESRFHAVAYLQQIWWFEVDGEINFCFPVGTYSLFFRLHVGRPSKRLGRRICSSEHVHGWGIKPVRFQLSTSNGQHALSHCYLDEPGSWILYHVGDFVVENSNMPTNLKFSMTQIDCTHTKGGLCVDSVLIYPKGLQQEKIFTTHM from the exons ATGGGGGCGGGGGTGTCGAGCATCATGGGGCCGGAAGGGGAGTGTGGGGGGCACGAGACGGGGCTGGGTGACCTGCCGGAGCGCTGCGTGGCAGAGGTGTTTTTGTACCTCGACCCGCCGGAGATCTGCGGGCTGGCGCGGCTCGGCCGGGCGTTCCGTGGAGCGGCGTCGGCGGACTTCTTGTGGGAGACGAAGCTCCCCGGGAACTACTGGTATCTGATGGGGTTGGTGGAGAATGAGAATAGCAAAACGAGGTATCTTAGCAAGAAGGAGATATACGCCCGGCTCTGTCGGCCGAATCCTTTTGACGGGGGAACCAAG GAATTCTGGCTGGAGAAGTGCAAGGGTGGCCTTTGCGTGTCCATTTCTTCAAAGGCTCTGTTGATTACAGGGATTGATGACCGGAGATATTGGAATTACATTCCCACAGAGGAATCCAG ATTCCATGCTGTTGCATATCTTCAGCAAATCTGGTGGTTTGAGGTGGATGGGGAAATCAACTTCTGTTTCCCAGTTGGTACGTACAGCCTTTTCTTCCGGCTCCATGTAGGCCGACCCTCCAAGCGACTTGGCCGTCGGATATGCAGCTCTGAGCATGTACATGGGTGGGGTATAAAGCCTGTGAGGTTTCAGTTGTCAACGTCAAATGGCCAGCATGCTCTATCCCATTGTTATTTAGATGAGCCTGGGAGTTGGATCCTTTACCATGTAGGAGATTTTGTTGTAGAGAACTCCAACATGCCAACCAATCTCAAGTTCTCGATGACACAAATTGATTGTACACATACAAAAGGTGGTCTTTGTGTCGACTCTGTTTTGATATATCCCAAGGGACTTCAGCAGGAAAAGATTTTTACCACCCACATGTAA
- the LOC105054135 gene encoding F-box protein PP2-A13 isoform X2 translates to MGAGVSSIMGPEGECGGHETGLGDLPERCVAEVFLYLDPPEICGLARLGRAFRGAASADFLWETKLPGNYWYLMGLVENENSKTRYLSKKEIYARLCRPNPFDGGTKEFWLEKCKGGLCVSISSKALLITGIDDRRYWNYIPTEESSIFVIQQTKGIASDMSEVDKEKKIPCCCISSANLVV, encoded by the exons ATGGGGGCGGGGGTGTCGAGCATCATGGGGCCGGAAGGGGAGTGTGGGGGGCACGAGACGGGGCTGGGTGACCTGCCGGAGCGCTGCGTGGCAGAGGTGTTTTTGTACCTCGACCCGCCGGAGATCTGCGGGCTGGCGCGGCTCGGCCGGGCGTTCCGTGGAGCGGCGTCGGCGGACTTCTTGTGGGAGACGAAGCTCCCCGGGAACTACTGGTATCTGATGGGGTTGGTGGAGAATGAGAATAGCAAAACGAGGTATCTTAGCAAGAAGGAGATATACGCCCGGCTCTGTCGGCCGAATCCTTTTGACGGGGGAACCAAG GAATTCTGGCTGGAGAAGTGCAAGGGTGGCCTTTGCGTGTCCATTTCTTCAAAGGCTCTGTTGATTACAGGGATTGATGACCGGAGATATTGGAATTACATTCCCACAGAGGAATCCAG CATTTTTGTGATACAACAGACCAAGGGAATAGCTTCTGATATGAGTGAAGTTGATAAGGAAAAGAAG ATTCCATGCTGTTGCATATCTTCAGCAAATCTGGTGGTTTGA